The following coding sequences are from one Treponema parvum window:
- a CDS encoding PTS ascorbate transporter subunit IIC, which produces MGTIWNLARFVVFQLLGQASLLVGLMALIGLLLQKKSPSAVITGTVKTIVGFLIFGIGGGAAVGALANFQQLFATGFNLQGVLPLAEAITGMAQKNLGTIITLIMVLGFCANLLIARVTKFKFIFLTGQHNLFLAALLSVSLKAVGLSDILTVIIGSVILGFAAAIYPAIAHPFMKKVTGSDELAIGHYCTLTYALSGWIGSKVGNPEDSTEKLKLPGWLSIFKDYIVSIALSIIIFYYISAFSAGREAVQKIAGDTHWLLFPLMQGLMFTGAVYVIITGVRLMLSELVPAFVGISEKFIPNAKPALDCPVVFPYAPTATVIGFISAYVAGLICMGIFSLLGTAVIIPVAIPYFFIGATAGVFGNATGGWKGAIAGGFVTGILIAVGPALMYPVFAKMGLAGSAFPETDFVVIGLVIYYLGKLFGKI; this is translated from the coding sequence ATGGGAACTATTTGGAATCTTGCACGCTTTGTCGTGTTCCAGTTGCTTGGGCAAGCATCATTACTTGTCGGCCTTATGGCCTTGATCGGTTTGTTGTTGCAAAAAAAGTCACCGAGCGCAGTTATTACCGGAACGGTCAAAACAATTGTCGGATTTCTTATTTTCGGTATCGGTGGCGGCGCCGCAGTTGGAGCTCTGGCTAATTTCCAGCAGCTTTTTGCAACAGGGTTTAATCTTCAAGGCGTCCTGCCGCTTGCCGAAGCTATTACCGGTATGGCTCAAAAAAATTTAGGCACTATCATAACTCTTATTATGGTGCTGGGATTTTGCGCCAACTTGCTGATTGCGCGCGTAACAAAATTTAAATTTATATTTCTTACCGGCCAACATAATTTGTTCTTAGCTGCACTTCTATCCGTATCGTTAAAAGCGGTAGGTTTAAGCGATATACTCACTGTAATAATAGGCTCCGTCATACTTGGGTTTGCCGCAGCTATATATCCCGCAATTGCCCATCCTTTTATGAAAAAAGTTACAGGAAGCGATGAACTTGCTATTGGACATTATTGCACCTTAACATACGCGCTTTCCGGCTGGATAGGATCAAAAGTGGGTAACCCTGAAGATAGCACGGAAAAATTAAAATTACCCGGTTGGCTTTCTATTTTTAAAGATTATATCGTATCTATCGCTCTTTCTATCATTATTTTTTACTATATATCCGCCTTTTCAGCCGGTAGAGAAGCTGTGCAAAAAATCGCAGGTGATACTCATTGGTTGTTGTTCCCTCTAATGCAAGGTCTTATGTTTACCGGCGCCGTATATGTAATTATTACCGGTGTGCGCCTAATGTTATCGGAACTCGTGCCGGCATTTGTAGGTATTTCTGAAAAGTTCATTCCCAATGCAAAACCGGCGTTGGATTGCCCTGTGGTTTTTCCTTATGCTCCGACCGCAACAGTTATCGGTTTTATTTCCGCTTATGTTGCCGGATTAATCTGCATGGGTATCTTTTCTCTGTTGGGGACGGCGGTTATCATTCCCGTTGCAATACCTTATTTCTTTATCGGTGCAACTGCAGGAGTTTTCGGTAATGCAACCGGAGGTTGGAAGGGAGCTATTGCCGGCGGTTTTGTAACCGGTATTCTCATTGCCGTAGGCCCTGCTCTTATGTATCCTGTTTTTGCAAAGATGGGTCTTGCCGGATCAGCGTTCCCTGAAACGGACTTTGTCGTAATCGGATTGGTTATTTACTATCTCGGTAAACTTTTCGGAAAGATCTAG
- a CDS encoding PTS sugar transporter subunit IIB: MKRGLIVCRTGMGSSMMLRIKVDQVIRENGYQLELVHDALSGIEQYHDVDVVITMNDLVPEIKGKFKYCIGIENILDKKAIKNELDKFFAEQS; this comes from the coding sequence ATGAAAAGGGGCTTAATTGTGTGCCGAACCGGCATGGGAAGCAGTATGATGCTGAGAATTAAGGTGGATCAGGTTATTCGTGAAAACGGCTATCAACTGGAATTAGTTCATGATGCTTTAAGCGGTATTGAGCAATACCATGATGTAGATGTTGTTATTACAATGAATGATCTGGTACCGGAAATTAAGGGGAAGTTTAAATACTGTATCGGCATCGAAAATATTTTGGATAAAAAGGCAATAAAAAACGAGCTTGACAAATTTTTTGCCGAACAGTCTTAA